Proteins encoded together in one Capricornis sumatraensis isolate serow.1 chromosome 3, serow.2, whole genome shotgun sequence window:
- the CASP10 gene encoding caspase-10, giving the protein MPEQPEDNVRSRQLCQDARPDRQVMASPSQSLNSTLDDNRQVNFREKLLIIDLSLGDRDVECLKFLCRDYITLRKLEKCSRALEIFEYLLHQELLSEEDPLFLAELLYIIEQKILLRHLDYTKEQVECQLQTRRRVSHFRNLLYELSEGISSENLKSMIFLLKESVPNVQMTSRSFLTYLEKQAKIDEDNVTLLENLCQKIVPNLMEKLDKYKRESVGKVFVQELLLLGREQDRLLGDDSPV; this is encoded by the exons ATGCCAGAACAACCAGAAGACAACGTCAGAAGCAGACAGCTGTGCCAAGATGCTAGACCTGACCG GCAGGTCATGGCATCGCCAAGCCAAAGTTTGAATTCCACTTTAGATGATAACCGGCAAGTGAACTTTCGAGAGAAGCTTCTGATTATTGACCTGTCCCTGGGGGATCGAGATGTGGAGTGCTTGAAGTTTCTCTGCCGAGACTACATCACCCTCAGGAAACTGGAAAAGTGCAGCAGAGCCTTGGAGATTTTTGAGTACCTGCTGCACCAGGAGCTGCTGAGTGAGGAAGACCCCCTCTTCCTAGCAGAGCTCCTCTACATCATAGAGCAGAAGATCCTGCTGCGGCACCTTGACTACACCAAGGAGCAGGTGGAATGTCAGCTGCAAACCCGCCGCAGGGTCTCCCACTTCAG AAACCTGCTCTACGAGCTGTCAGAAGGCATCAGCTCAGAGAACCTAAAGAGCATGATCTTCCTTCTGAAGGAGTCAGTTCCAAATGTCCAGATG ACCTCTAGAAGTTTCTTGACATATCTGGAGAAACAAGCTAAAATAGATGAAGATAATGTGACATTACTGGAGAATCTCTGCCAAAAAATTGTGCCAAACCTTATGGAAAAGCTAGACAAATACAAAAGAGAGAG TGTGGGGAAGGTGTTTGTGCAGGAGCTGCTTCTCTTGGGCCGCGAACAGGATAGGCTCTTGGGAGATGACAGCCCAGTGTGA